The Phaseolus vulgaris cultivar G19833 chromosome 5, P. vulgaris v2.0, whole genome shotgun sequence genomic interval TGTTAAGATTTTGAAGAGGGAGATGGATCTTCCACCACTTCCATTTGAGCTCTCCCCTTCTCCACCTTCCAAGTTATACGGCAAATCAAGGAGAAAACAGAAGAGCACTGCAGAATAGGTTTTGTGATTCATAAGTCATCTGCTCACCATGTTAGATCAGGTATGCTGAGTGCTCTACGGGATGAATCAGTGGATATGTTTGCATTTGGAGCCTGAATACACGCCAGTTGTTAGATTTATGTTGAATTTGTTCTTTCAGATGACTCAATTTCCACTGATTGTTCTCAGTGGTGGCTTTATTAGAGCACTATGTTGACTGTCTCCCTTGATGGTGCATGGTTGCAGCTGAACTGTGTATAGGATGGTTACTGATTAGCTTAACTCTTCATTGTAATAGATAAGAGCAAAAGGGTATCTATTAGTTGCATTTGTTTTTGAGAGACTGAGTTCTTTGACTTCTTCACAAATGCATTCTAAGTCACTCACTAGCTTTTCTAAGATGGACtgatttgtttatttgttttccGTCTTCAGAAAGCATTTACCTATTTATTGTAGTGATTTGTATTCTTGTTAAAATAGGTATATTATATCCTGTTTGATATATATTAGAAGCAGTAGTTCATCCGATTCAAGCTTCTGAATGTTGTTGCAGAACCACCAAAGCTTTAATTGTACAGCatgtttataataatttattggtGGTTTGAGGATGGTCCATAGAAGTCATAATCAGAGACTAAAGTGAGTCACTATTAAAACAGCATGATTAACTCTGCATTGTGCTTGTTCTATTCCTCAGTAAAAGTATGAATGTGTGATAATGTCGTTgacaatattttcttttccatgatTTTGCACGACATGCAATCATCTTGCTGTCTTTATTCTGAACGTTTGTTAAAGAGGACAAAGCCATATCAAACACCACGCAATCCCAAAAATTCGTGTATAAGGACAAAACCAAGTAACAGAGATTGTTATCAATACTTGAATACATGCATAAAAGTAATCATATCATTCTGGTGTATAAGCTACACCACTGAAAAAGCATATACTAACACACCAATGTTGCATCATTTGCATCTCTTTACACTTTTAATTTGTactttatgtttattaattaattaactgattttattttaattatatttgtaacaataatattaattttaggaGGAAAGTTTTCATCCCAACTTTATTCCTTTAAGAATATAAGATATAAGATAAAGATCATCACTGCTTCATATAGGTATTATTAAAGATtagtgtttaatttttttaattgctgCACTTTACTTTTTTCTGAAAAGAATAAATAGGGAAACGTGAGTGAAGATTTCAAAAAGTTGAACTTGCCTTCTTACATCACACAGTAGTCTTCTCACACTACCACagttaaaaacaatttaagtTATTCATGTAATCACCTCATATATTAAGTACATCTGGTataattttaatcataaaaaGGTTTAACAACTCATGtttttgtaactttttttttgcacttaaataatttagtttcatactaaaatattaattctgtatttttaattaaaaaatatttattttgtttcaaattaaaataccaattctttatttttaattaaaaacaaaaaaataaatttttatttacaagCAACCATAAAGGATTGTTTTCAAGAACctgacaaagaaaaaaaaaccaagACATTATATCTTAAAATAAGATCCTCACGAAaagaattatatttaaaatgctCTAAAAGATAATGTAATTGATATAAGCTTGGACACATGGCACTTACAAAATTTAGCattaagaaaaaggaaaagttaGAACAAGAACTTTGCAACTCCTCACGATACTTGGGAAATTGGCATTAATGTCgaaattattactattataaatTTTGGATGTTACAATATCAACCTTCCATATTCATATTTTGAAGCATTGATCAACATAAAGATACAGAGAACATTAAACATACACAAAAGTATAAAAGGCTAAACAATTATAAGGCACTCAGATATGCTAACTTCACCAAAGAATAACTAAGGATGATTGAAGTAGAAAGCACCGATTCAATGGTCCAGTCTTCTGGTCTTCTGCTtctttaattataaattgattttccCTTCAAATATAGTGTAAGAAAACATACTAGTTATTGTTTTTGGCATAAGGAGCTGTTTTTATGTAGATTTTTGGTTGGACTGAAATGTTATTCGGCTCGTTTTTACAATCAATGGAGAACACCAGGAAGACAACCAAAAATATGAGTTTTGTATGACTTTGTATCCTGAACCATGACCATCAAAACAAAGATGTATGAGGTTTGGAACATGCAGCAGCAACCAAAATCATCAAGCATTTTACTTAATGATCAGATAAAATTGGTGTGCTCAATATTTTCCCAAGTCCTCAGTACATCTGCTGCTCCTGTAACTCAAAACTTGGTAGGAGGTCAAGGGGCCACAGCCAAACTGCATCAACTGTAAGGACTATGACATGCCAAAGTGAACTTCTCAAGATATCTTGCCATAGTTAACAATACTAGCAGTAAGTGCTTATATGGTATGCACAGTGGTAGAATGTGGAATGGTAAATATGGGGAGCATCTGCTTCTCTGTTACAAGTTACAGAATGTCCTCTTTCTTCACCGATCTCAATAATTTTTCTACTTCATCTATTCATTTTATAGAATATTTCACACTTTTACTACTAATAGCCTTTTTAACATTCTGTTTTCCTTTATCACCACTAACTAGTACTTCTTTCTGCAAGAGCTTATTAAGCTTTGGATCTGCAGaacatccatttgaaatcaTATCCTCATAAAAATATCTGGCCTTTATGAACCACCTACAAGTTACAAGCCCTTCAACCATTACTCTGTAATGCACACAACCAGGGACCACATCATATGCCTTCATTTCTGTCCAAATTTTCAGTGCATTTACAGGTTGCTTCAACTTTAAGAATTTTGCCAGAATTATGAGAAAAGAATCCTTATTTGGACCCAGACCAGAATCTTTCATTCTACTCAGAAATTCCAATGATCCTTGATAATCTGTTCCCTCAAAAAATGCATGGAAGGTTTCAGTGGTTGGACTAACATTCTCTTCTACCATTGTGTTAAATACTATCCTTGCCTCCGCTAGTTTTCCAGTTTCACAAAGAGGGAGTATCATGGAGTTGAAGGTGGATGAATCAGGCTGCAAACCTTGTTCTTTCAACTTATCTATTGTCCTAAGAGCTTCCTTCAAGCAATTGGCACGAGTTAAAACATAtaccaatgaattgtatatctCTATCCCAGGGGTCCATCCCCTTTTCTTCATCTGATCATAGAGTCTTAGAGAGTCAAAGAGGTTCCCTTCCTTTGAGAAGCAGGAAATCATGTAGCTATATGAAGTATCATTGGGTGTTATACAGTATTTTGACATATCTCTCCAAACTCTTTTTGCTTCATATACATCCTTTGTTATGTTACACCATCCATTAAGAATAATGTTAAAGCTCGTAGTCTCAAGTGGGAAGAGCTTCTTATTCACTAGCATAAACTCTTCCGCCTCTTCAACGTTTCCATACTTACAAAGAG includes:
- the LOC137836087 gene encoding pentatricopeptide repeat-containing protein At1g80880, mitochondrial, which gives rise to MAASLRLRCYNSYFSGGFHGIAKRNSQCTVPVIGIASRCKFFSEALHQTVSLHSRSQNEYHAPFDFDFNLNDPSLPKFLELLKKIAHSSSQAEGLHLSSFQANRDLIGSAIWALREEWKPALLAFKWNCHHNDEKVCNLMIWVSATHGKFSTAWCIIRDMHLSSLSTRQAMLIMIDRYASVNNTAKAIQTFNFMDKFRLTPDQEALHALLAALCKYGNVEEAEEFMLVNKKLFPLETTSFNIILNGWCNITKDVYEAKRVWRDMSKYCITPNDTSYSYMISCFSKEGNLFDSLRLYDQMKKRGWTPGIEIYNSLVYVLTRANCLKEALRTIDKLKEQGLQPDSSTFNSMILPLCETGKLAEARIVFNTMVEENVSPTTETFHAFFEGTDYQGSLEFLSRMKDSGLGPNKDSFLIILAKFLKLKQPVNALKIWTEMKAYDVVPGCVHYRVMVEGLVTCRWFIKARYFYEDMISNGCSADPKLNKLLQKEVLVSGDKGKQNVKKAISSKSVKYSIK